The Solibacillus daqui genome has a segment encoding these proteins:
- a CDS encoding MerR family transcriptional regulator, whose product MIHINKVGELTGVTVRTLRHYDKIGLLKPTSKTEGGHRLYTNKEIKKLQQIQFLKKVGFRLNEIKNMLASSEWDWSDSLKSQLSFVIEEQENLKKIEQSLRELIHGIAIEGDENWIAIQKIMQLSSKDKEIQQNYRESVFKETEIKLWKKVPNMTSDSSDSLEWIALIGQLKRYIKDGPKAIKVQNIIRRMDEKRLEEFAGENEFLDKLWEIRMSQKQSEKLGLYPIDQDVLELMNQAYVFFMSEKNKSQPK is encoded by the coding sequence TTGATACACATTAACAAAGTCGGAGAGCTGACAGGTGTTACAGTAAGAACACTACGTCACTACGATAAAATCGGATTATTGAAACCAACATCTAAAACAGAAGGTGGTCATCGTTTATATACGAATAAAGAAATAAAAAAACTACAGCAGATTCAATTTTTAAAAAAGGTTGGATTTCGCTTAAATGAGATTAAGAATATGCTCGCTTCCAGTGAGTGGGATTGGTCGGATAGTTTAAAGAGTCAATTATCTTTTGTAATAGAAGAACAGGAAAATTTAAAGAAAATAGAGCAGTCTTTACGGGAATTGATACATGGAATTGCTATAGAAGGAGATGAAAACTGGATTGCGATTCAGAAGATCATGCAATTATCCAGTAAAGATAAAGAAATACAGCAGAATTATCGCGAATCTGTATTTAAAGAAACAGAAATAAAGTTATGGAAAAAGGTTCCCAATATGACAAGTGACAGTTCTGACTCACTAGAATGGATTGCACTAATAGGTCAGTTAAAGCGTTATATCAAGGACGGTCCAAAAGCAATAAAAGTTCAAAATATCATTAGAAGAATGGATGAAAAGCGTTTAGAGGAATTTGCTGGTGAAAATGAATTTTTAGATAAGCTGTGGGAAATAAGGATGTCGCAAAAGCAGTCAGAGAAACTGGGATTATATCCGATTGATCAGGATGTGCTTGAGTTGATGAACCAGGCATATGTATTCTTTATGTCCGAAAAGAATAAATCTCAACCGAAATAA
- a CDS encoding GAP family protein, with amino-acid sequence MSTELFLLIGCLALMDTLSLTVAGFYFAVGVSLMLGLVFLLEIISGVFQNRIVSWIVFIIGAILFIASFYVPTKKNSDLPSPKSKSILSMVALGFTTSLIEVGTAFPYFAAIGIMTTSNLSWMEWSSILAGYNLIMVMPSILLFLFYLLFGRRMQKPLKKLRVKIANNTGSALSWIMCIVGIILMFNSLDYL; translated from the coding sequence ATGAGTACAGAACTATTTCTCCTGATAGGATGTTTGGCTTTAATGGATACGTTAAGCTTGACGGTTGCAGGATTTTATTTTGCTGTTGGAGTTTCACTCATGTTAGGACTAGTTTTTTTACTTGAGATTATTTCTGGCGTATTTCAAAATCGAATCGTAAGTTGGATAGTCTTTATTATTGGAGCAATCTTGTTCATTGCAAGTTTTTATGTTCCTACAAAGAAAAATTCAGACCTACCTTCACCAAAATCAAAAAGCATTCTTTCAATGGTTGCTCTGGGATTCACTACTTCATTAATAGAAGTAGGTACAGCATTTCCATATTTTGCAGCAATCGGAATAATGACTACTTCTAATCTATCATGGATGGAATGGTCTTCTATTTTAGCTGGATACAATCTTATCATGGTGATGCCCTCCATCTTGTTGTTTCTCTTTTATCTCCTGTTTGGTCGGAGGATGCAAAAACCTCTTAAGAAACTTCGGGTGAAAATAGCTAATAATACAGGATCTGCTCTTTCTTGGATAATGTGTATTGTTGGAATCATCCTAATGTTTAATAGTCTGGATTACTTGTAG
- a CDS encoding MFS transporter encodes MSRDYHLASPTNDNAASGLFKNSSFVFLWLSSTASFLALSTYLFAEQWYIITVLNKEGALGIVMMVTMIPRVLFMTIGGVWADRYRKSRIMLVTSIVRCILVVVMILFLQMSLLELWPLIGFALLFGVVDAFFSPATTSLLPSLVSKDVLTRSNSFIQSSNQIAMFSGPMIGGWVLSVRSFSLLFSIVVVFLIMSFVFSFLIKEEENVHAISQKKVSTKEELKEGLTYVWNMPFLKNMLLILIVINFFFFGPLLMGIPLIVDSVIHGKALDLSFLQSSYQGGMLVGAFIVGILNLRKKRGLIILVMITVLGIFLSLLGKIGFLWQGMVLLSMMGALSSFINVSLISTIQEQSEDNKIGRVMSLVNASSNGLVPLSYAFVSLALVLNITISNIMLLCGSLIVVISMIYTMNSKVIKEVN; translated from the coding sequence TTGAGTAGAGACTATCATTTAGCTTCACCTACGAATGACAATGCAGCCTCAGGTCTTTTTAAAAATAGTTCTTTTGTTTTTTTATGGCTATCGAGTACAGCTTCATTTTTGGCTTTATCTACTTATTTATTTGCTGAGCAATGGTACATTATTACTGTCCTGAATAAGGAAGGTGCTCTAGGTATTGTAATGATGGTGACAATGATTCCAAGAGTACTCTTCATGACTATTGGTGGGGTGTGGGCGGATCGGTACAGGAAATCTCGCATTATGCTTGTTACTAGTATTGTAAGATGTATATTGGTTGTGGTTATGATTCTCTTTCTTCAAATGAGTCTCCTCGAATTATGGCCTTTGATTGGTTTCGCATTGCTTTTTGGCGTTGTAGATGCATTTTTTTCTCCAGCAACCACATCCTTACTTCCATCCTTGGTTTCAAAAGATGTACTTACAAGATCAAACTCATTTATTCAGAGTTCAAATCAAATTGCTATGTTTTCTGGACCAATGATCGGTGGATGGGTGCTTTCTGTAAGATCTTTTAGTCTTTTATTTTCAATCGTAGTTGTCTTTTTGATTATGTCATTCGTTTTCTCGTTTTTAATAAAAGAAGAGGAAAACGTACATGCAATCTCACAAAAAAAGGTCTCGACTAAAGAGGAATTAAAAGAAGGATTAACGTATGTATGGAATATGCCCTTTCTGAAAAACATGCTTTTAATTCTCATTGTTATTAATTTTTTCTTTTTTGGTCCTCTCCTTATGGGTATCCCTCTTATCGTGGATAGCGTGATTCATGGGAAAGCTTTAGATTTAAGCTTTCTTCAGAGTTCCTATCAAGGTGGGATGCTTGTCGGAGCGTTCATTGTCGGGATACTTAACTTAAGAAAAAAGAGAGGATTAATTATTCTGGTCATGATAACGGTACTTGGAATTTTCTTATCCCTGCTTGGAAAAATCGGATTTCTCTGGCAAGGAATGGTCTTACTTTCAATGATGGGTGCGCTTTCATCCTTTATTAACGTTTCACTCATCTCAACTATTCAAGAACAAAGTGAGGATAATAAAATCGGGAGAGTGATGAGCCTAGTTAACGCTTCTTCTAATGGACTTGTGCCACTCTCCTATGCTTTTGTTTCATTGGCTCTCGTACTAAATATAACAATTTCAAACATTATGCTGTTATGCGGAAGCCTAATCGTGGTTATATCTATGATATATACAATGAATTCAAAAGTCATAAAAGAAGTTAATTAA
- a CDS encoding ArsR/SmtB family transcription factor — translation MDQKSIFIIENYEQLKVISDPLRTKMLIFLVEKPHTGQMLAQELNLSRAKILYHLRELEKHKIIQLVRKEERGGNILKFYQAVARGFIPADHLLNYVESKEATRQSYLEVIDRAKTRVLTAPESSFELDSSNVEEWPKLSIQTEFTVSKDKFLEFTKEYRKLLKKLEEKDDEREKQNYYLMTTAFQIEEPLFKKD, via the coding sequence ATGGACCAAAAGTCGATATTCATTATTGAAAATTATGAACAGTTAAAGGTAATAAGCGATCCTTTACGTACTAAAATGTTAATTTTCTTAGTCGAAAAGCCGCACACAGGCCAAATGCTTGCTCAGGAGCTTAATTTATCCAGAGCTAAAATTTTGTATCATCTTCGAGAACTTGAGAAGCACAAAATTATACAACTTGTAAGAAAGGAAGAAAGAGGAGGGAACATATTAAAGTTTTATCAAGCAGTAGCTAGAGGATTTATCCCTGCAGATCACTTACTAAATTATGTAGAATCTAAGGAGGCTACTAGACAATCCTATTTGGAAGTCATTGATAGAGCGAAGACAAGGGTGTTAACAGCTCCTGAGAGTTCATTTGAATTAGATTCATCGAATGTTGAAGAGTGGCCAAAACTTTCCATTCAAACAGAATTTACAGTAAGCAAAGATAAATTTTTGGAATTTACGAAAGAATATAGAAAACTCTTGAAAAAACTTGAAGAAAAAGATGATGAAAGAGAGAAGCAAAATTATTATTTAATGACAACTGCTTTTCAAATTGAAGAGCCTCTTTTTAAGAAAGATTGA